aaggggaaaaccctGTCGATTCTTGGGGTACCTCCCTATATGCGAAGAGCAGATGGGGTAAAAACCGCTCCCAGTCTTTATTCGCTtctccaaacgtacggagcatctgcttcagcgtaccaTTATATCTTTCACATAGACCATTCGACTGGGGGTGGTACGCAgaatttactattggcttaatgccacatatcttccacaattgttgggtgacctcggcggtgaattgggtgcccctatcggatattatttcttgAGGAAACCCCACCCGGGAAAATATCTTCATTAAAGCCTCGGCCACAGTTTCGGCATGAATATTAGTGAGGGCTacggcctcggggtaccgggtggcatagtccactacagttaggatatatcttttcccagagggactgggtttgggtaAGGGTCCTACTATGTCTACGGCCACCCTACTGAAAGGTTCTGCAATAATAGGGAGGGGACATAATTcggctttgtggcggtcacctcgcTTGCCTACTCGTTGGCAGATGTCACAGGAGGTGCAGTACtgtctcacatctttagaaatcccaggccagaaaaatgcatgggttaacctgtatcgggtacgggtcatccctagatgcCCAGACAAGGGAATATCGTGAGCAATCCTAAGTAGCTCTTGCCGATACttctggggaaccactaactgtttggttgTCACTGTGACTGACCCTCCCACTCCTCTTTCAGCAATGCGGTATAGTAGCCCCTTCTCCCATGTGTactgctccccctctaacccagcCTGGTCGGTGTGTACTCTGTCCCTATATACCTGTAGGGTGGGGTCTAACTTAACCTCTGCCACAAATTTAGTTGGGGTATTCCAGGACATACGTGTcgtgtgggggtcatggtctcttacctgaaccTTAGAGTGTGCTtgtggagccgtggtgcgagcctgttgccgtgtggtcactggatgggcttcctggtgtggagcctggggtataaaagcagaggtcatctggcccaagtcattccccagcacaacatctgccggTAAGTTTTGCATGAGGCCCACTTCtacaaccccctcccccacaccccaatccaaatgcactttaGCAGTTGGCagtcggtacactgctccccctgctactcgtactgccactgatccgccagtgtgtgcGGAACCTGGAACTAGATGGGGTGCGATCAAGGTGAGAGTGGCTCCtgaatctcggagcccttgtacttctttcccctccagagtcactagctggcgatgatgctgcctGTTGTCGGTGGCTCGAACTGACATCACCTCGTGTAGAATCCCTAGAGGTTCCTCTGCTTGAGCGCTCAATATTTCTTTGGTGACTGGGGCTACTTGAAGTGATGCGCAGCGGCCCTGGGTGCCAGATTCTGGTGGACTTGGTTCCatgcttgtcggctccggttctgagtgcactctcgagaaatatgtccccactgtttgcatgtgtgacacTGGATGTTAGCCCAGCCATTATACCGGGAGGGAGGTGGCTGATTACCCTGAGCTGGTCTATACGGAGGTGCTGTTGGGCCGGTCGGTGTGAAGGTACTCGGTTGTACGGCGGGTCGAGGATAAGTCCTGGTTGAGGGCccgtgatgtctcctggcatcGAAATGCTGATCGGTTAGTCGggccgcttcggttagggtgagggGCTTTCGATCCCTTACCCATTCTTGTGtttctggggacaagccattaaagaattgtTCTAGCTGTCTCAGCTCCTCCATAGTGGTGGCGTGGCTGGCTTGTATCCATccttgtgatgcttggtccagcttctgcgcccactctgcatgagaatctttgtCTGGTTTGCATAAgcctctgaacttgcgccggtatgcctctggggtaatggcatacctttcTAGAATCGCTCTCTTTACTTTTGtataatccttgctgtcctctggaggtacagcgcggtaggcttccgctgccctacCCGACAGTTTGCCTGCCAGTAGTGGTACCCATACTGCTGGTTCCAAGTCATGTAAATCACATGGCCTTTCAAAATCTTTCAATTACCCGTCAATCtcatccttttcttcacaaaacactttaaatgcGTGATATGGGATTtggggctttacctgtccgtaaatGGAGGCAGCAATGGATTCTGCCCTGGACGGTGTCTCCGGTGTgcggtttgccatcagataatcatgcacatctgacatcagcacggtcattatttccatgggtactggctgtggcaaaaactccatcctggttctcagctctctctggtatggggtctcttccatggctggtggaggtgtagcgctgcggctctgtctccctccatcagttcagcgatcagcacagccttgtATTTattgctggctactttacccctggcttccagtagctcctttAATGTCTGCCGTTTCAATGCAGCATAATCAATCTCCATTCACCTCGTTGTTCGGTTCTTTgttccatacgaattgccttcactttccttgttcggtagtttcaatttacacgaacaccgcttttcggctgtaaggttggatcccgtcgcttgccaccaattgtaacgaaccgtttcagcagacaaggggttaaaatcatttaggcgataatccccttttcacagacaggcacagctactgtaaaatcaccaaaactcacgaattggatataactgaatgcaccaaactcccgaactgcatacaaaggaataaggtagcactccaaactcccgaactggaacctcacgaatagctgctagcagacgaacaggaaaagctcccaagcggcttacactcctggcagtcagtccctatcagcatacagtgaatcccccaagaacgagacaaggctccgtgttgagggtcaagcagtggtcggtagccgaatgaCGGCCACCTAAGAAtccacttaattaccgattgcaacaatgttgcaaccgggtaattggtgccacacgcctctaagtgtgtgggctTGCGTTCGGTACataattcgtttcacgaacagccggtaaagtggcggttcgtgaaacgaccattcaaatgctagcggctttcggctgctaacATGGGAATACCATAGACAACATGCAATCATACATTTACAGGCAGAATACACAATACATGTAATTACAATATACTAGCAGTTTGTAGGACAACCTTTAGGGAACTATTCtcgtagtctgaagtggctaggtttgccacacaccCCTTTTCCATGAGTCATTTAACCCTCAAGAGGGACCAATAAAGATGTATTATTTTGGTAGTTCCAATAAGGCTCTCTAATTAGCAACGTTTCGTTGTATACTGGTGGAGCAGTTTACATCTTGGGTATAGAGACTGGATTTGGGAGCACTTGTTTAGTTAACCCGTTCCAGtctcttctttattttttatatctatatataatacatgtatatatatatcatatatatatatatataaaatgtcatactaagtgtatttttatatttatatatacatatattaatataaaaatacatgtataattaaattacatacgtatatatacaatatatatatatatatatatatatatatatatatatatatatatatatatatatatatagtatatatacattattattataaaatataaattatacgtatataaaaataaataaaaaaatgtaaaaattttttttaataatttcaaaaaaaaaaatatatatatatatatacatgtaattttattctaactgtattttgatattaacatatatatatatatatatatcaaaatacacttagaataaaattatatatatatatatatctatgtataaaaaaataaatacaaataatacgaaatatacatatgtccatatacataattacataaattatttaataaatatacacgtagacttcaaatgtatatatatttaaattctacttgcatatttatgtaatattattacataattaagtaattttaatgattgtaatttgagggacatgcctgagaacccaggccgaaagtccagagaatttaatttgctagcactatgtttaactctgtaactttctatgataccctaaaacctgtacatgggggtacggttttacttgggagactttgcttaaCACAAAAATGAGTctgtcaaaacagtaaaacatatcacagcgatgatatggtcagtgaaagtgaagttttttgcattttgcacACACAAACCGCTCTTTCAccgatgatattattgctgtgataggttttactgttctgaaacactatttttttgtgttcagcgaagtctcctgagtataacagtaccccacatgtagaggttttatagtgctttgaaagttacagggtcaaatataaggtttaatttttttcattgaaatttgtcagattggtaatgttgctGGCGTATGGAGTAtgttccttggagtatgtgtctgctgtatacaatggctttgaaacacaactcagcaAGAGGAGCAAAGACAGTGAACAACTCCCGGACAGCtgcttcattgttaatgcaactcatcatcATGACCTTTTTCCTGTCCCTTTCCGGTGTTTCAAGTGGTGCTTGCTTTTGATATCTCATCACCTTATCTAGAAAGAGGGAAGAGATAACTAAGTGTCACTTCATGCTCGTgacatattgtttatttatattttaaaattaattataaaattacaATTTCAGATATGTAGTCACCGATAGATTTGACATTTCCCATGACATTTTTTAGCAAAAGTAACAGAAATATTGGAAATACCTGCAATATGTGCCAGAAGGCTTAATTTCTTCAGTATTTAATTTCTTATTTGAAATTTAATAGTTTTCTAAATAATGTCACAGAACACTAGAAACATTTTTATTGCtgtataatattattttataaagctAAAAATTTAAGctgatgttttatttgttttaagccCTGGTGTTCTCTAAAGGAGCAAACAGTCATGACAAAATCTATATTACAAATGGCCAGGAAGCAACGTACAATGAAGGAAAAGCAATTTGCTCTTCAGCTGGAGGACAGCTTGCTTCACCAACTAATGCAGAAGAGAACCGAGTTATACTAGCCGTAGCTCAACAAAATAAGAAGATTCCATATCTTGGTATTAATGACATTCAGACTGAGGGAACGTTTAGATACCCAAATGGAGTGAGAATCAGCTACTCAAACTGGAAAGTTCGTGAACCCAATGATCTAAACGGGATTGAGGACTGTGTGGAAATGCTGGACTCAGGATTATGGAATGATAGGATCTGTACAGAAAAACGACTTGTCAtttgtgaatttttttaaaattttatttttttcttttgtttataaacatttacatttttaggaTGTAGAAATATAATCATAATGGAAATCAAACTGGTGCGCTTGAATCATACCCTGGTTAAAATAAATTCCAAGGAAATATGGTTTGTCATTTGCCCTTTGACTAATGTTACCAGCCTTtcgaataaatacatttaaagcatCTATATTTAAACAATAATTTGTGAACAGTGGTAGAGTTGCTCTGCTCCATATTGTATCcatagtaatataatataaatatttttacatatatttcaaaTACATCAATGGGTTTTAACTTTTATtgagagtgatttttttttatttaaattttctatTTTCTGCTACAGCTGATATTATTAAAGTTATACAACACTGCTACTTTGTCTTGATCCAGTTACATTGGGATGTCCATTAAGGTCTCTTATATTTATAAAACAGATAAGGTTCATTTAACGATCTTACAGGTCAGGAATCTCCACTAGATAATATCACTTACTGCGAAGTGACATATCACATTTGTGGCTAGTGTGTCAGTCCCTTGGGTAAGCAAAAGAAAATCAGTTTCACTGCAGTAAGCAATTGCACGCACACAAGAGTTccgttttattaaagggatcctatagtgccaggaaaacatgtgtaggtccccccctccctcggggCTGCACTCCTGcagagctgaaggggttaaaacctgtcTCAGGCtcagcccacgctcctcccccgcctcagccggcaggggagacctactgcgcatgcgcggtaatggccgcgcgcgcattagacctccccataggaaaaccattattcaatgctttcctaaagggAAAATCggatgctggaggtccgtgaggatgtgcagcgtcagataacggactaaaagtcagtttggattctgtggctgtctgttagacagccacagagggcagacttagagctgcaatgtaaaaatgtCGTTCAAGAATGGGtaggacattgactcactgatccatatacagcaaggacatcggaatgtGGTTTGGACTAGAGAAgtgctatatatataaaaccctTGCACTCAAGGCCAAagtggatgaaacacagagcatccacatgTACATCAcgaagatgaactgctaagggagaCTTCAACAggtagaggatgcagaaaaagaggaggttccttggcaagacaaacctctctcgctctatatatatatatatatatatatatatatatatatatatatatatatatatatatacacagggccggactggcccaccgggataccgggaaatttcccggtgggccgcggcacctggggggctggagatagagagggagccctgctgcaCAAGAATATCGCGGCCGCCagccgcatgtcggtgccgccgggtggccggtccggcggcacactatgAGGTGATTacttgcggccggcggccccatctcctctgctgacagctatgctgctgtcagtatcagtgagtgtgccaggCGGCCGCCtaaccggtccggcggcacactcactgatactgacagccgtACAGCTATCAGTACAGGAGgaatgagggagggggcggagctaactaccaagctccctcgcggttcccataattcccagcatctacacatcatagagtagggattactctatgatgtgtagatgctgggaattatgggaaccgcgagggagcttggtagttagctccgccccctccctcagtcctcttgtaaaaaggtcagaaggggaaggggggaggacaaatagagaggaggggggcaattagagggggatgggggggacaaagaggggaaaggggaggcaaatagaggggaaggggggaggcaaatagaggggaagggggaggcaaatagaggggaatggggggacaaatagaggggaggggggcaaataggggggaggggggaagacaaatagaggggaaagggggaagacaaatagaggggaaggggagagacaaatagaggggaaggggggcaaatagaggggaagggggggcaaatagaggggaagggggaggcaaatagaggggaagggggaggcaaatagaggggatgggggaggcaaatagaggggatgggggagacaaatagaggggatgggggagacaaatagaggggatgggggagacaaatagaggggatgggggagacaaatagaggggaagggggggcaaatagaggggaagggtgggacaaatagaggggaaggggggagagaaatagaggggaaggggggaaatagAGGGaaaacaaatagaggggaaggagagagacaaatagaggggtaacagaaacactggggaaggggggcaaatagaggggaggggggcaaatagaggggagggggagacaaatagaggggaagggggagagacaaatagaggggaaggggggagaaacaaatagaggggaaggtgggagagacaaatagaggtgaagggggcaaatagaggggacggggggacaaatagaagggaaggggggcaaatagaggggaaggggggagacaaatagagggaatgggggagacaaatagaggggaagggggagcaaataaagggggaggcaaatagaggggaagggggaggcaaatataggcgaaggggggagacaaatagaggggatggggggagacaaatagaggggaaagggggcaaataaagaggaaggggggggcaaataatagaggggaaggggggagagaaatagaggggaaggggggagaaaaatagaggggaagggggggcaaatagaggggaagggcgggagacaaatagaggggaaggggagagacaaatagaggggtaatagaaacacaggggaaggggggacacagagactgaggggtaatagaaagacaccaggttgggggatgacgacaaagagacagaggggtaatagagagacaggggatgggggggtcaaagaggggtaatagagacagaggggtaatagagagacataggggttggggggacaaagagaggggtattagagagacacaggagaaggggggacacagagacatatggggtaatagagagacacaggggatgggggtacaaagagacagatgggtaagagagagacacagggaggagatggggaagagagacacagggatgagatggggaagagagacacactggaggtttgttggggggacaa
The DNA window shown above is from Pelobates fuscus isolate aPelFus1 chromosome 10, aPelFus1.pri, whole genome shotgun sequence and carries:
- the LOC134575707 gene encoding pulmonary surfactant-associated protein D-like produces the protein MLIFVFVLALNHKITLIEQELQSVQSKLEAQKKALVFSKGANSHDKIYITNGQEATYNEGKAICSSAGGQLASPTNAEENRVILAVAQQNKKIPYLGINDIQTEGTFRYPNGVRISYSNWKVREPNDLNGIEDCVEMLDSGLWNDRICTEKRLVICEFF